Proteins from one Amycolatopsis benzoatilytica AK 16/65 genomic window:
- a CDS encoding ABC transporter permease, with product MHATSTVHAAEPDVSTSVPPTSDSKTFKRAIEDIRSGLAARELWTHLGWQDIKQRYRRSVIGPFWITISQGVIALGLGLLYSQLFRTPIEVFLPYLSTGFIIWGFIQGCLTEGMETFISNEGMIKQLPAPLSVYVLRTIWRQTIQLAHNMIVYVVLLIIFFSALDNPYSLGSKDGACLPDKYCHPGLSWNIFLAIPGFVLLALTAGWAALLLGIISTRFRDIPQLINSLIQLMFYGTPIVWPVDQLLSGGARDGASWALPIIKLNPLYHYMQVVRGPLIGQAVSWTSWAVVGGLTVVGWGLALVAMRNYRSRVSYWV from the coding sequence GTGCATGCCACCAGCACGGTTCACGCAGCCGAACCCGATGTGTCGACCTCGGTTCCACCGACGTCGGACAGCAAGACGTTCAAGCGTGCGATCGAAGACATCAGGTCCGGTTTGGCCGCCCGTGAGCTCTGGACTCACCTCGGCTGGCAGGACATCAAGCAGCGCTACCGGCGCTCGGTCATCGGGCCGTTCTGGATCACCATCAGCCAGGGCGTCATCGCGCTCGGCCTGGGCCTGCTGTACTCGCAGCTGTTCCGCACGCCGATCGAGGTGTTCCTGCCCTACCTCTCCACCGGCTTCATCATCTGGGGATTCATCCAGGGCTGCCTCACCGAGGGCATGGAAACGTTCATCTCCAACGAGGGGATGATCAAGCAGCTGCCCGCGCCGCTGAGCGTCTATGTGCTGCGCACGATCTGGCGCCAGACGATCCAGCTCGCGCACAACATGATCGTCTACGTCGTGCTGCTGATCATTTTCTTCTCGGCGCTCGACAATCCGTATTCGCTCGGGTCGAAAGACGGTGCCTGCCTGCCCGACAAGTACTGCCATCCGGGCCTGAGCTGGAACATCTTCCTCGCCATCCCCGGGTTCGTGCTGCTCGCGCTGACCGCCGGCTGGGCGGCGCTGCTGCTGGGCATCATCTCGACCCGGTTCCGGGACATCCCGCAGCTGATCAACTCGCTGATCCAGCTGATGTTCTACGGCACCCCGATCGTCTGGCCGGTCGACCAGCTGCTGTCCGGCGGGGCCCGCGACGGCGCGTCCTGGGCGCTGCCGATCATCAAGCTGAACCCGCTTTACCACTACATGCAGGTGGTGCGAGGGCCGCTCATCGGACAGGCGGTGAGCTGGACCAGCTGGGCAGTGGTCGGCGGGCTCACCGTGGTCGGGTGGGGGCTCGCCCTCGTCGCCATGCGCAATTACCGGTCCCGCGTCTCGTATTGGGTGTGA
- the pseI gene encoding pseudaminic acid synthase encodes MSEVRIGKHLLGPEQPPFVIAEMSGNHNGDLDRALAIVDAIAEAGAHAVKLQTYRPDTITVDVDGPAFRIGDGHSLWGGENLYQLYEKAHTPWEWHAPLFARARERGLEIFSSPFDPTAVELLESLDAPAYKIASSEIVDLPLIELCARTGKPLVISTGMANVAEIDAAVRTARAAGNDQLVVLGCTASYPASPTESNLRGLPLLAGLTGTLVGLSDHTPGLGAPVAAVALGAVAIEKHVTLARSDGGVDSEFSLEPTELAALVTETHRAWEALGSPVLGPRESEKEGLRLRRSLYVVEDVRAGEVVTPQNVRSIRPAGGLAPGEITTVLGRTFRVDAAKGTALTWDLL; translated from the coding sequence ATGTCCGAAGTCCGCATAGGCAAGCACCTGCTCGGACCGGAGCAGCCGCCCTTCGTCATCGCGGAGATGTCCGGCAACCACAACGGTGATCTCGACCGCGCGCTGGCCATCGTGGACGCGATCGCCGAGGCCGGCGCACACGCGGTGAAGCTGCAGACGTATCGGCCGGACACCATCACCGTCGACGTCGACGGCCCGGCGTTCCGGATCGGCGACGGGCATTCGCTGTGGGGCGGGGAGAACCTGTACCAGCTTTACGAAAAGGCGCACACCCCGTGGGAATGGCACGCGCCGCTCTTCGCTCGCGCTCGGGAGCGCGGACTGGAGATCTTCTCCAGCCCGTTCGACCCGACCGCGGTGGAGCTGCTGGAATCGCTGGACGCGCCCGCGTACAAGATCGCCTCGTCGGAGATCGTCGACCTGCCGCTGATCGAGCTGTGCGCGCGCACCGGCAAGCCGCTGGTGATCTCCACCGGGATGGCGAACGTCGCGGAGATCGACGCGGCAGTGCGCACCGCCCGGGCGGCGGGCAACGACCAGCTGGTGGTGCTCGGCTGCACGGCCAGCTACCCGGCGTCGCCGACCGAGAGCAACCTCCGCGGCCTGCCGCTGCTGGCCGGCCTCACCGGGACGTTGGTGGGCCTTTCCGACCACACGCCGGGCCTGGGCGCGCCGGTCGCGGCCGTCGCGCTGGGCGCGGTCGCGATCGAGAAGCACGTCACACTGGCACGCAGCGACGGCGGGGTGGATTCGGAATTCTCACTGGAGCCGACGGAGCTGGCCGCGCTGGTCACGGAGACACATCGCGCGTGGGAGGCGCTCGGTTCGCCGGTGCTGGGACCGCGCGAGAGCGAGAAGGAAGGTCTGCGCCTGCGCCGGTCGCTGTACGTGGTGGAGGACGTGCGCGCGGGCGAGGTGGTGACGCCACAGAACGTCCGGTCGATCCGGCCGGCCGGCGGTCTGGCGCCGGGGGAGATCACGACGGTGCTGGGACGGACGTTCCGGGTGGATGCCGCCAAGGGGACCGCGCTGACGTGGGATCTGCTCTGA
- the pseB gene encoding UDP-N-acetylglucosamine 4,6-dehydratase (inverting), which produces MSELDGSSILLTGGTGSFGKAFIAYALEKLNPSRLVVLSRDELKQYEARQLFNDDPRLRWFIGDVRDRRRLERAMHGVDYVVHAAALKQVDTGEYNPFEFVQTNVTGSQNVIEAAIDTGVQKVVALSTDKASSPINLYGATKLCADRMFISGNHYAAAHPTRFSVVRYGNVMGSRGSVIPFFRKLAEQGESLPITHKDMTRFWITLPQAVQFVVDSFDQMSGGELYVPRIPSMRLVDLAQAIAPGSPMHEVGVRPGEKLHEEMIAPDDARRTVRLSDRYVVQPHLAGWGYEPPAAGEEVPEGFAYRSDTNDLWLEADELRELVEQYA; this is translated from the coding sequence ATGTCCGAGCTGGATGGCTCCAGCATCCTGCTCACCGGCGGGACCGGCTCTTTCGGCAAGGCGTTCATCGCCTACGCGCTCGAGAAGCTGAACCCCAGCCGGCTCGTGGTGCTCTCCCGCGACGAGCTGAAGCAGTACGAAGCCCGGCAGCTGTTCAACGACGACCCGCGGCTGCGCTGGTTCATCGGCGACGTACGCGACCGCCGTCGTCTCGAACGCGCCATGCACGGTGTCGACTACGTGGTGCACGCCGCCGCGCTCAAGCAGGTCGACACCGGCGAATACAACCCGTTCGAATTCGTCCAGACCAATGTCACCGGCTCGCAGAACGTGATCGAGGCGGCAATCGACACCGGCGTGCAGAAGGTCGTCGCGCTGTCGACCGACAAGGCGTCCAGCCCGATCAATCTCTACGGCGCCACCAAGCTGTGCGCGGACCGGATGTTCATCAGCGGCAACCACTACGCGGCCGCGCACCCGACCCGGTTCTCCGTGGTGCGCTACGGCAACGTGATGGGTTCGCGCGGCAGCGTCATCCCGTTCTTCCGCAAGCTCGCCGAGCAGGGCGAGTCGCTGCCGATCACGCACAAGGACATGACCCGGTTCTGGATCACGCTGCCGCAGGCCGTCCAGTTCGTGGTCGACTCGTTCGACCAGATGTCCGGCGGCGAGCTGTACGTGCCGCGCATCCCGAGCATGCGGCTGGTCGACCTGGCCCAGGCCATCGCGCCCGGTTCGCCGATGCACGAGGTCGGCGTGCGCCCGGGCGAGAAGCTGCACGAAGAGATGATCGCGCCGGATGACGCGCGCCGGACCGTGCGGCTGTCCGACCGCTACGTCGTGCAGCCGCACCTCGCCGGCTGGGGCTACGAACCGCCCGCCGCCGGCGAAGAAGTGCCGGAGGGCTTCGCGTACCGCTCGGACACGAACGATCTCTGGCTGGAAGCCGACGAGCTGCGCGAGCTGGTCGAGCAGTATGCCTGA
- a CDS encoding GNAT family N-acetyltransferase, with the protein MTAPAVTVRDATEDDAELLLSWRNDPATRQASRSAGVIDLDSHLRWLRRVLTAPDRILLVAMRAGTPVGTVRFDDEGDREWEVSITLAPGSRGRGLSRPVLAAGEQALAARTDAAAVLAAVHPDNAASAALFERAGYLEDAPAADGFRRLRKTLH; encoded by the coding sequence GTGACGGCACCCGCGGTCACCGTCCGCGACGCGACCGAGGACGACGCCGAGCTGCTGCTGTCCTGGCGCAACGATCCGGCGACGAGGCAGGCGTCGCGGTCGGCCGGGGTGATCGACCTCGACAGTCACCTGCGCTGGTTGCGCCGGGTGCTCACGGCGCCGGACCGGATACTGCTGGTAGCGATGCGGGCCGGGACTCCGGTCGGCACGGTGCGGTTCGACGACGAGGGCGACCGCGAATGGGAGGTCAGCATCACGCTCGCGCCGGGCAGCCGGGGCCGCGGGCTCTCCCGCCCAGTGCTCGCCGCCGGAGAGCAGGCGCTGGCCGCCCGCACGGACGCGGCAGCGGTGCTCGCCGCGGTGCATCCGGACAACGCGGCCTCGGCGGCGTTGTTCGAGCGAGCTGGTTACCTGGAGGACGCGCCCGCCGCGGACGGCTTCCGGCGGCTGCGCAAGACTCTGCACTGA
- a CDS encoding ESX secretion-associated protein EspG: protein MPYSFTLSPAAVDLLLAELGLGRAPVPFVVPHIGITGDERAAVRDAVMRDLDGRGLLRRGSVDDDVEIALATFARPSIAVSAAAKLGDEQLFARVASNGANYAVLVVHRDGMFTFEEVRPTGIVPAIVDLLPLTPAAPGQSVTVARPAKKPVRGDAYDPFAGVSGPRTHNPQLRAVERIFEKPRLAVGQFTVHIGDGRGHEQSLPSLAWFDTELGRYLLSTRDASDGQRWLTYAPADNARLAQQLFTQLEGYSANA, encoded by the coding sequence GTGCCGTATTCGTTCACGCTGTCGCCGGCAGCGGTGGATCTCCTGCTGGCCGAGCTCGGCTTGGGCCGCGCACCGGTGCCGTTCGTGGTGCCGCACATCGGCATCACCGGCGACGAGCGCGCCGCGGTGCGCGACGCCGTGATGCGCGACCTCGACGGGCGCGGATTGCTGCGCCGCGGGAGCGTCGACGACGACGTGGAGATCGCGCTCGCCACCTTCGCCCGGCCCAGCATCGCTGTTTCCGCGGCGGCCAAGCTCGGCGACGAGCAGCTGTTCGCGCGGGTCGCGTCCAATGGCGCCAACTACGCGGTGCTCGTGGTGCACCGCGACGGCATGTTCACCTTCGAAGAGGTCCGTCCGACCGGCATCGTCCCGGCGATCGTCGACCTGCTGCCGCTGACGCCCGCCGCGCCCGGCCAGTCGGTCACCGTCGCGCGTCCGGCGAAGAAGCCAGTGCGCGGCGACGCCTACGACCCGTTCGCCGGGGTCAGCGGCCCGCGAACGCACAACCCGCAGCTGCGGGCAGTGGAGCGGATCTTCGAGAAGCCGCGGCTGGCGGTCGGGCAGTTCACCGTGCACATCGGCGACGGACGCGGCCACGAACAGTCGCTGCCTTCGCTCGCCTGGTTCGACACCGAGCTCGGCCGGTACCTGCTCAGCACCCGTGACGCGAGCGACGGCCAGCGCTGGCTCACCTATGCGCCGGCTGACAATGCCCGTTTGGCCCAGCAGCTGTTCACCCAGCTTGAAGGGTATTCGGCAAACGCCTGA
- a CDS encoding cytidylyltransferase domain-containing protein — protein MRAGPGVNAVIQARSSSTRLPGKVLRPLAGRSVLGWVVRAAAAAPGVDRVVVATSDAEDDDAVAAEAARCGAAVVRGPLDDVVARFGLALSEYPADAVIRLTADCPLLDPALIGRLVAIWRAEPTLDYVSTTLVRTLPRGFDAELVRAPVLAEQAATATGADREHVTSAIYRQPHRYSCTGVVVSPAAEDLRVTLDTAQDWELISAVVAELGDAAGSWRSVVSLLRSRPDLVALNAEVEQKKVGQ, from the coding sequence ATGCGTGCAGGCCCCGGCGTCAACGCCGTGATACAGGCCCGGTCCTCCTCGACCCGGCTGCCCGGGAAGGTGCTGCGGCCGCTGGCCGGACGGAGCGTGCTGGGCTGGGTCGTCCGGGCCGCCGCTGCCGCTCCCGGCGTTGACCGGGTGGTGGTCGCGACCTCGGATGCCGAGGACGACGACGCGGTCGCCGCCGAAGCCGCCCGCTGTGGCGCGGCCGTGGTGCGGGGTCCGCTCGACGACGTGGTGGCCCGGTTCGGGCTCGCGCTGTCGGAGTACCCGGCGGACGCCGTGATCCGTCTCACCGCCGACTGCCCGCTGCTCGATCCGGCGCTGATCGGGCGGCTGGTCGCGATCTGGCGGGCCGAGCCGACGCTGGACTATGTCTCCACCACGCTGGTGCGGACCCTGCCCCGCGGGTTCGACGCCGAACTCGTGCGGGCGCCGGTGCTGGCGGAGCAGGCGGCGACCGCGACCGGAGCCGACCGCGAGCACGTGACCTCGGCGATCTACCGGCAGCCGCACCGGTACTCCTGCACCGGTGTCGTGGTCAGCCCGGCGGCCGAGGACCTGCGGGTCACGCTGGACACCGCGCAGGACTGGGAGCTGATCTCCGCGGTGGTCGCCGAGCTCGGCGACGCGGCGGGCTCGTGGCGTTCGGTGGTGTCGTTGCTGCGGTCGCGGCCGGATCTGGTGGCGCTGAACGCGGAGGTCGAGCAGAAGAAGGTCGGCCAGTGA
- a CDS encoding ABC transporter ATP-binding protein: MVSIDVHNAYVDFPIFDAKSRSMKKRVLGKVGGKIGTEQKVPIIEALHDVSISLREGDRVGLVGHNGAGKSTLLRLLAGIYEPTRGSSRIVGKIAPVFDLGIGMDPEISGEENIIIRGLFLGMSAKEMEKRVDDIAEFTELGDYLQMPLRTYSTGMRVRLALGVVTSIDPEILILDEGIGAVDAAFLNKARDRLKDLVKRSGILVFASHSDEFLFELCDSAIWMDEGRLKQQGSLREVLTGYKGRDPFENMSQEGLERLGIEPATTKNGGE; this comes from the coding sequence ATGGTCAGCATTGACGTCCACAACGCGTACGTGGACTTCCCGATTTTCGACGCGAAATCGCGTTCGATGAAAAAGCGCGTGCTCGGCAAGGTCGGCGGCAAGATCGGCACCGAGCAGAAGGTGCCGATCATCGAGGCGCTGCACGACGTGTCGATCAGCCTGCGCGAGGGCGACCGCGTCGGTCTCGTCGGGCACAACGGCGCGGGCAAGTCCACGCTGCTGCGGCTGCTCGCCGGCATCTACGAGCCGACCCGGGGCTCGTCCCGGATCGTCGGCAAGATCGCGCCGGTGTTCGACCTCGGCATCGGCATGGACCCGGAGATCTCCGGCGAGGAGAACATCATCATCCGCGGTCTTTTCCTCGGCATGAGCGCCAAGGAAATGGAGAAGCGGGTCGACGACATCGCGGAGTTCACCGAGCTCGGCGACTACCTGCAGATGCCGCTGCGCACCTACTCCACCGGTATGCGGGTCCGGCTCGCGCTGGGCGTGGTGACCTCGATCGACCCGGAGATCCTGATCCTGGACGAGGGCATCGGCGCGGTCGACGCGGCGTTCCTGAACAAGGCCCGCGACCGGCTCAAGGACCTGGTCAAACGGTCCGGCATCCTGGTGTTCGCCAGCCACTCCGACGAGTTCCTCTTCGAGCTGTGCGACTCCGCGATCTGGATGGACGAGGGGCGGCTCAAGCAGCAGGGATCGCTGCGCGAGGTGCTCACCGGCTACAAGGGCCGCGACCCGTTCGAGAACATGAGCCAGGAAGGTCTCGAGCGCCTCGGCATCGAGCCCGCGACCACGAAGAACGGCGGGGAATGA
- a CDS encoding glycosyltransferase → MTSETRELPEGAVVGVVVTRHRRELLADSLKILAAQTRPIDHLVVVDNGPDKPAREVVEGYPLPYTYLPSHRNLGGAGGFALGMLHALSMGAEWVWLADDDGRPADEHVLEILLEEAEKRGLAEVSPVVANIDSPAKLAFPLRRGLTWKRSSAELGTDFLPGIASLMNGALFRASTLDVTGVPDLRLFFRGDEVELHRRLVRSGLPFGTSLRTTYLHPDGSDEFKPMLGGKFHAQDPENEVKRYYTYRNRGYLLSQPGMRKIGALEVLRFGLYFVGVKRDPKAFAQWLKLVRQGRAEKFYRY, encoded by the coding sequence ATGACCAGCGAGACGCGGGAGCTGCCCGAAGGCGCCGTTGTCGGCGTGGTGGTCACGCGGCATCGTCGTGAGCTGCTCGCGGACTCGCTGAAAATCCTCGCCGCCCAGACGCGGCCGATCGACCACCTCGTGGTGGTGGACAACGGGCCGGACAAGCCGGCCCGCGAAGTGGTCGAGGGCTACCCGCTGCCGTACACGTACCTGCCGTCGCACCGCAATCTCGGCGGCGCGGGCGGGTTCGCGCTCGGCATGCTGCACGCGTTGTCGATGGGCGCGGAATGGGTGTGGCTCGCCGACGACGACGGACGGCCCGCCGACGAGCACGTGCTGGAAATCCTGCTGGAAGAGGCCGAGAAGCGCGGGCTCGCCGAGGTTTCCCCGGTGGTGGCGAACATCGACTCCCCGGCGAAGCTGGCGTTTCCGCTGCGCCGCGGACTCACCTGGAAGCGTTCGTCGGCGGAGCTGGGCACGGACTTCCTGCCCGGCATCGCGTCGCTGATGAACGGCGCGCTCTTCCGAGCGTCCACTTTGGACGTCACCGGCGTGCCGGACCTGCGGCTGTTCTTCCGCGGCGACGAGGTGGAACTGCACCGCCGCCTGGTCCGCTCCGGCCTGCCGTTCGGCACGTCGCTGCGCACGACCTACCTGCACCCGGACGGCTCGGACGAGTTCAAGCCGATGCTGGGCGGAAAGTTCCACGCGCAGGACCCGGAGAACGAGGTGAAGCGGTACTACACCTACCGCAACCGCGGATATCTGCTTTCCCAGCCTGGAATGCGCAAGATCGGTGCACTGGAAGTGCTGCGGTTCGGGCTGTACTTCGTGGGCGTGAAGCGCGATCCGAAGGCGTTCGCGCAGTGGCTGAAGCTGGTCCGGCAGGGGCGGGCGGAGAAGTTCTACCGGTACTGA
- a CDS encoding glycosyltransferase → MPGKAAPVAEAAPAGETRFADHAPEGRLTAQRGLYSGPAPIVSKDLYAEVVHGNALRERGSISLEPSAKVTGNTYFGRFPASYWQRWTTATEVQVEAVVTGDGLLSMGASDLLGDARVADAKQVSGAKGTKVVLSAKLDKFHDGGALWLDLETEGGQTLRAEQVRWTVEAPEQIRPTAVTICTMNRADDCLKNLQALAADVSSLDTLHAIYVADQGTDRVETRDGFEQVAKDLGDKLHYIKQGNLGGAGGFTRGLYEVAGQSAAEHANVLFMDDDVLLEPDLVVRMTAFSNRAANPIIVGGQMLNLLHPNQLHVGAEYARLNTLEPGQPVQHSLSTADLLGVDEETGAPNRQERRLDAGYNGWWSCLIPAEVVKAIGYPLPFFFQWDDAEYSYRAREYGFPTVTLPGAGVWHADFHWKDWDEWHRYFNLRNSIITAALHSPFNLNLLSRVLLAQLVRYLLGMQYGLSATLIKAVEDFLEGPEILRDGGVEAMKEIRRIRDAYPETKRHKATDVPGIASNDIGIINSAPRPSMQRLVLIKRVLDRVLGRSRFGLGAVPIDEAHWWHIALFDTAVVTDASQEGVRVRTYDKVKMFDLAKRGAKVINRLRKEGAAVQEQYKRAMPELTSRENWKRLYEL, encoded by the coding sequence ATGCCCGGTAAAGCAGCCCCGGTCGCCGAGGCGGCCCCCGCAGGCGAGACCCGGTTCGCCGACCACGCCCCGGAGGGCAGGCTCACCGCCCAGCGCGGGCTGTACTCCGGGCCGGCTCCGATCGTCAGCAAGGACCTGTACGCCGAGGTCGTGCACGGCAACGCGCTGCGCGAGCGCGGCAGCATCTCGCTGGAGCCGTCGGCGAAGGTGACCGGAAACACCTACTTCGGCCGTTTCCCGGCCAGCTACTGGCAGCGCTGGACCACCGCGACCGAGGTGCAGGTCGAAGCGGTCGTGACCGGCGACGGCCTGCTCTCGATGGGCGCGTCCGACCTGCTCGGCGACGCGCGCGTGGCGGACGCCAAGCAGGTGTCCGGCGCGAAGGGCACGAAGGTCGTGCTGAGCGCCAAGCTGGACAAGTTCCACGACGGCGGCGCGCTGTGGCTCGACCTGGAGACCGAAGGCGGCCAGACGCTGCGCGCCGAGCAGGTCCGCTGGACCGTCGAGGCACCGGAGCAGATCCGCCCGACCGCGGTCACCATCTGCACGATGAACCGCGCCGACGACTGCCTGAAGAACCTCCAGGCGCTGGCCGCGGACGTGTCCTCGCTGGACACCCTGCACGCCATCTACGTTGCCGACCAGGGCACCGACCGGGTCGAGACCCGCGACGGCTTCGAGCAGGTCGCGAAGGACCTCGGCGACAAGCTGCACTACATCAAGCAGGGCAATCTCGGCGGTGCCGGCGGCTTCACCCGCGGCCTGTACGAGGTGGCCGGCCAGTCCGCCGCCGAGCACGCGAACGTGCTGTTCATGGACGACGACGTGCTGCTCGAGCCGGACCTCGTCGTGCGGATGACCGCGTTCTCCAACCGCGCCGCCAACCCGATCATCGTCGGCGGCCAGATGCTGAACCTGCTGCACCCGAACCAGCTGCACGTCGGCGCTGAGTACGCCCGGCTGAACACGCTGGAGCCGGGCCAGCCGGTGCAGCACTCGCTCTCCACCGCCGACCTGCTCGGCGTCGACGAGGAGACCGGGGCCCCGAACCGCCAGGAGCGCCGCCTCGACGCCGGCTACAACGGCTGGTGGTCCTGCCTGATCCCGGCCGAGGTGGTCAAGGCCATCGGCTACCCGCTGCCGTTCTTCTTCCAGTGGGACGACGCGGAGTACTCCTACCGCGCCCGCGAGTACGGCTTCCCGACGGTGACCCTGCCGGGGGCCGGCGTGTGGCACGCGGACTTCCACTGGAAGGACTGGGACGAGTGGCACCGGTACTTCAACCTGCGCAACTCGATCATCACCGCCGCGCTGCACTCGCCGTTCAACCTGAACCTGCTGTCGCGGGTGCTGCTGGCTCAGCTGGTGCGCTACCTGCTCGGCATGCAGTACGGCCTGTCCGCCACGCTGATCAAGGCCGTCGAGGACTTCCTCGAGGGCCCGGAGATCCTGCGTGACGGCGGCGTCGAGGCGATGAAGGAGATCCGCCGGATCCGCGACGCGTACCCGGAGACCAAGCGGCACAAGGCCACCGACGTGCCGGGCATCGCGTCCAACGACATCGGCATCATCAACAGCGCGCCGCGGCCCAGCATGCAGCGGCTGGTGCTGATCAAGCGCGTCCTGGACCGGGTGCTCGGCCGCAGCCGGTTCGGCCTCGGCGCGGTGCCGATCGACGAGGCGCACTGGTGGCACATCGCGCTGTTCGACACCGCCGTGGTCACCGACGCGTCGCAGGAAGGCGTGCGCGTCCGCACCTACGACAAGGTCAAGATGTTCGACCTGGCCAAGCGCGGTGCGAAGGTGATCAACCGGCTGCGCAAGGAAGGCGCGGCCGTGCAGGAGCAGTACAAGCGCGCGATGCCGGAGCTCACCTCGCGGGAGAACTGGAAGCGGCTGTACGAGCTCTGA
- a CDS encoding GtrA family protein — MVATEPQSDQTQPGTAGPGLLGQLVRFGVIGGFCALLDLGTYSLLRAVGMDAAPWVDLARAISFIVGTTTAFFLNRRFTFAAGKREGNAQVGSFVLLYAVTFFVAVGVNQVMLRVLPESGWQATLAWVVSQATATVINFVMLKWVVFRVRPVKEN, encoded by the coding sequence GTGGTGGCTACAGAACCGCAGAGTGACCAAACGCAGCCGGGGACCGCGGGTCCCGGGCTGCTGGGCCAGCTGGTCCGGTTCGGCGTGATCGGCGGGTTCTGCGCGCTGCTCGACCTGGGCACGTACTCGCTGCTGCGAGCGGTCGGCATGGACGCCGCCCCGTGGGTGGACCTCGCCCGTGCGATCAGCTTCATCGTGGGCACGACCACCGCGTTCTTCCTCAACCGGCGATTCACCTTCGCCGCGGGGAAGCGCGAGGGGAACGCCCAGGTCGGCAGCTTCGTTCTGCTGTACGCCGTCACCTTCTTCGTCGCCGTCGGCGTCAATCAGGTGATGCTGCGCGTGCTGCCGGAGTCGGGGTGGCAGGCCACCCTCGCCTGGGTGGTGTCCCAGGCCACGGCGACCGTGATCAATTTCGTGATGCTCAAGTGGGTCGTGTTCCGTGTGCGACCGGTAAAGGAGAACTGA
- a CDS encoding DegT/DnrJ/EryC1/StrS family aminotransferase, giving the protein MPESDAVSAGKSTSAEFLPYGRQSVSEEDIEAVVAVLRGDWLTTGPAVARFEADLAEHTGGTPAVAVTSGTAALHVAYAAAGIGSGDEVVVSPMTFVATAATAALHGAKVVFADVEPDTGNLSVDAAAAAITSRTKVIAAVDYAGHPAELDALGKLAHDANALLLEDAAHSVGGAWQGRPVGSIADLTTFSFFPTKNLTTAEGGAVVTGSAELLQRAQAFRNHGLVRDKSRQRYPDEGGWHQEVHEFGLNYRLPDVLCALGSSQLTRLAEFKVRRADIHARYNAALAEVEGVLTPPRRDGADPVWHLYPLRVLEGRRRALFEHLRALGIGVQVNYIPAYWHPVFEDLGYRRGLCPAAETYYEQELSLPLFPSLTDADVDRVIDGVREFFRS; this is encoded by the coding sequence ATGCCTGAGTCCGATGCCGTCTCCGCGGGAAAGAGCACGTCGGCGGAGTTCCTGCCATACGGCCGCCAGTCGGTCAGCGAGGAAGACATCGAAGCGGTCGTCGCCGTCTTGCGCGGCGACTGGCTGACCACCGGACCCGCGGTCGCGCGGTTCGAAGCGGACCTGGCTGAACACACCGGCGGCACGCCGGCGGTGGCTGTCACGTCCGGTACCGCGGCGCTGCACGTTGCTTACGCCGCGGCCGGAATCGGTTCGGGCGACGAGGTGGTCGTGTCGCCGATGACCTTCGTGGCGACCGCCGCGACGGCCGCGCTGCACGGAGCGAAGGTGGTGTTCGCGGACGTCGAGCCGGACACCGGAAACCTGTCCGTCGACGCCGCCGCGGCCGCGATCACCAGCCGTACCAAGGTGATCGCCGCGGTGGACTACGCCGGACACCCGGCCGAGCTGGACGCACTCGGGAAGCTCGCGCACGACGCGAACGCCCTCCTGCTGGAAGACGCCGCCCACTCCGTCGGCGGCGCCTGGCAGGGCCGTCCGGTCGGGTCGATCGCCGACCTGACCACGTTCTCGTTCTTCCCCACCAAGAACCTGACCACCGCCGAGGGCGGCGCCGTCGTCACCGGATCCGCCGAGCTGCTGCAACGCGCGCAAGCGTTCCGCAACCACGGACTGGTCCGCGACAAGAGCCGCCAGCGCTACCCGGACGAGGGCGGCTGGCACCAGGAAGTGCACGAGTTCGGGCTGAACTACCGGCTGCCAGACGTCCTGTGCGCTCTCGGCAGCAGCCAGCTGACGCGGCTGGCTGAGTTCAAGGTGCGCCGGGCCGACATCCACGCGCGGTACAACGCCGCGCTCGCGGAGGTGGAGGGTGTCTTGACCCCGCCGCGCCGCGACGGCGCGGACCCGGTCTGGCACCTGTACCCGCTGCGAGTGCTGGAGGGCCGACGGCGAGCCCTGTTCGAGCACTTGCGCGCGCTGGGCATCGGCGTGCAGGTCAACTACATCCCGGCGTACTGGCATCCGGTGTTCGAGGATCTGGGCTATCGACGGGGGTTGTGCCCCGCCGCGGAAACGTATTACGAGCAGGAGCTTTCGCTGCCGTTGTTCCCGTCGCTCACCGACGCGGACGTGGATCGGGTGATCGACGGGGTGCGCGAGTTCTTCAGGAGCTGA